In one window of Carassius auratus strain Wakin chromosome 28, ASM336829v1, whole genome shotgun sequence DNA:
- the LOC113047008 gene encoding somatostatin receptor type 5, with translation MELTSVDASAVLDLWGNGSVPGFLLNESILNDTCFLNALNCTNGTDAGNRAGTSMAGILIPLIYIIVCVVGLGGNSLVIHIVLHYSKTESVTNIYILNLAIADELFMLGLPFLAVQNAMHSWPFGSFTCRLVMTVDGINQFTSIFCLTVMSIDRYLAVVHPIRSSKWRRPQVAKAVNGTIWAVSFLVVLPVVIFANVQREGGICNIIWPEPANIWGAAFIIYTSTVGFFFPLLVICMCYLLIVIKIRSSGKKVHATSTKRRKSERKVTRMVVIVVAVFVFCWMPFYALNIINLVESLRDEPQGLHLFVVVLSYANSCANPIVYCFLSDNFKRGFRKALCRSSRRVENHESTEQQNQEERRRVLMPRESLKRAVRNEEDEEEEEYREEVTEMTEICRITQNGNGSRQAESSRALFLERPSGAGVSETSSPDRRGTAGDVKGPGFGTAATLLNGAKNGNVKTLPEEPVEKNSSLEISYL, from the coding sequence ATGGAGCTGACCTCAGTAGACGCCTCTGCTGTGCTGGACTTATGGGGCAACGGCTCCGTTCCTGGTTTCCTCCTTAACGAGAGCATTCTCAATGACACTTGCTTCCTCAATGCTTTGAACTGCACTAATGGGACAGATGCGGGGAACCGAGCAGGAACAAGCATGGCAGGAATCCTCATCCCTCTTATTTACATCATTGTCTGCGTCGTCGGCCTGGGAGGAAACTCACTGGTCATCCACATCGTCCTGCACTACTCCAAGACAGAGTCAGTGACCAACATCTACATCCTGAATCTAGCTATAGCCGATGAGCTCTTCATGCTGGGCCTTCCTTTCCTCGCTGTGCAGAACGCCATGCACTCCTGGCCCTTCGGCTCCTTCACATGCAGGTTGGTCATGACCGTTGACGGCATTAACCAGTTCACCAGCATCTTCTGCCTCACCGTGATGAGCATCGACCGCTACCTGGCCGTGGTTCATCCTATACGGTCCTCAAAATGGAGGCGACCACAAGTGGCCAAGGCGGTGAATGGAACAATCTGGGCGGTCTCGTTTTTGGTTGTCTTGCCTGTGGTGATTTTTGCAAACGTGCAACGGGAGGGAGGCATCTGCAACATCATTTGGCCGGAGCCAGCCAACATCTGGGGAGCAGCATTTATCATCTACACCTCCACAGTTGGCTTTTTCTTTCCCTTGCTAGTCATCTGCATGTGCTATCTCCTCATTGTGATCAAAATCCGCAGCTCAGGAAAGAAGGTTCACGCCACTTCGACCAAACGGCGGAAGTCAGAGCGAAAAGTCACGCGAATGGTGGTGATCGTTGTGGCTGTGTTCGTTTTCTGCTGGATGCCGTTTTATGCCCTCAATATCATAAACCTGGTGGAATCGCTGCGCGATGAGCCCCAGGGTCTGCATCTTTTTGTGGTGGTATTGTCTTACGCTAACAGCTGCGCTAACCCTATCGTTTACTGCTTCCTTTCGGACAACTTCAAGCGGGGATTTCGAAAGGCTCTGTGCCGCTCATCTCGAAGGGTGGAGAACCACGAGTCCACCGAGCAACAGAATCAAGAGGAACGAAGAAGAGTTCTGATGCCCAGGGAAAGCCTTAAAAGAGCAGTGAGAAatgaagaggatgaggaagaagaagagtACAGGGAGGAAGTGACAGAGATGACGGAAATCTGCAGGATTACTCAGAATGGAAACGGAAGCAGACAAGCTGAAAGTAGCCGAGCGCTTTTCTTAGAGAGACCCTCGGGTGCAGGGGTTTCTGAGACAAGTTCCCCAGACAGGAGAGGCACGGCTGGGGATGTTAAAGGACCAGGCTTTGGAACTGCTGCAACCCTTCTGAACGGGGCTAAAAACGGGAATGTGAAAACACTGCCAGAGGAACCGGTGGAAAAAAACAGCTCACTAGAGATCAGCTACTTGTAA